A DNA window from Myripristis murdjan chromosome 19, fMyrMur1.1, whole genome shotgun sequence contains the following coding sequences:
- the heatr1 gene encoding HEAT repeat-containing protein 1 isoform X1, which produces MTSLALQLKRLALPQSDPGLLTRKEVASLLFDPKDAAQMDRSSFYALGCTGLEELLGIEPAFYEFQDTLFSRSSLTLERSVQSREVNDKLDAGISLFLTRLCPYFLLKPAQKCIEWLVHRFHIQLYNVDSLLACALPYHETKMFVRVVQLLNINEATNRWNWLHCLQKPGVPLARGTLITHCYKDLSFMDFICTLVTKSIKAYSGHSANCSQLRVIFSFYASTIVPALDAVEKVSDTIISKLLPYIQKGLKSSLADYKAATYMIVCQLAVKVVLEASLVDTLALQLSKSLVREPVLAKEGLGCLIVLLQNQKEGAVGPRAFGRLCCMSSLVETLQVMASVHDVSPLLRYLLPHLVHGVFSTCTDEMEMQAEAAEAAESAAAGPSAVFEAVLQAVPLNKDLDHTVARLLLDEYLSQSETSEQHITSLNQRLLPLVRLFESKYGGALDSVIAAHVGDVSDTEQKQLFHHFLSLSMSSGKYQILGNSDTSLLLSLKHPLPSVRSLAVEHLMGIITSGQQESLDESFLREAILDRLQDDVPEVAAAALKALEVFIDRLDPEDTVSSLLSLLQRTDLSLADQWLPVLTAAVQLLSDPRVAKGGAELVQRAGWSLLPFLVITAGRPDSAQLQLARHVAQSAVIAQHPLTVDWAQELEKVMRRSSDPDFLSLANQRLISTLTRNLANMEHFSKRDALEKLAQLVEQQRGSGLRERASFLVFTQTLLQGLGELSETQHLLTAQRVYAVLERPLLEIIKDNDAQDADGHVAAPASFSEALSLFLGRAAGRPGERLDGEFSLALISLLRGFISSLKCHDTTFKGEVWWNPEKLDTNTCCYLALICRLFHVVVNGAGQGASAGSFRELMRLLLQVHLKEAPLLFRFLCVLWGYSSNQGEQLDVKVGAVLQTQALYVGRALLSGQPAATLADLASAKSPVFPSLLACLTSPVREVRRAGLGALQSLSAADASPFQPITEKLLKHTEEIIADPSYISQALGVLHEESVSAKGRSQQKKLQASMEQLLQIIQAPGCPSYTACTLLSALGQVNGESVLSALLPLLDRLLEQSGPEPPTLLRHEAQLLQLVLGKYNEAAAPLLAKNQACVDLLVRALRTSARPHADIPSFQITALEQITKPFFSALPDEKVQQRLLAVMFDLLVESRNPLVANTVSSVFKAIAVDGELVANELTPPEKPKVTVTVQQTRRSKALQRKAQESGEAGPEEGAVSWDRVTLILELLQHKKKLRRAQLLVPPLFSLLARSLEPRVGDQGNMEYTKQLLLSCLLNVCQKLSPDGGAVAPDVLDEDKFNVELVVQCVRVSEMPQTHHHALLLLGAVAGIFPEKVLHNIMPIFTFMGANIMRLDDAYSFQVISKTVQTVIPALIESQSAGHVDAVVARIVHVFTDALPHVPEHRRLPILAQLVTTLGPARFLWVLMLLLFKQHATHTASSASEKDAALERDVDFWISLCCHFEVSDQLTSLIRILQYLMQLPQDKDDAPAKRPAGRQAAKKKEEEEEEKLIFSVEAHSSKELRHFKFLSVSFMAQLLASARFIGKVADSSDVVDESLQQLQQSLLEEILRYIHSVARCVEENADKPTAKFWRALLNKSYDALDKVNALLPTDTFITVMKGLMGNQLPSVRRKAMELLNNKLQHRTQWEEPQVTVLLQLSGNLLSIVGKGHGKVAEEEEEQAVNRQTALYSLKLLCRSFGSGHQEAFVPVLAAAVELVTSPDEEKNVVGSALLCIAEVVSTLKALAIPQLPRLMPAVLHALTHRKELLANEIYLLSAVTAMQRVTETLPHFISPYLQETTAQVCRLTRLAESSSSSSSSSSSQLAVRLASLRSTVATKLPPRVLLPTVTKCYSSMVTSKQGELGPLMSILQEHIGHMEKEQLNAHQSELTAFFLTALDFRAQHCQGDLEKTERIEGFVIDCLLAMVMKLSEVSFRPLFFKLFEWSKTPAEDKERLLTFYRLADRIADRLKGLFVLFAGNLVKPFADLLRQTNAAATDEPLFDPDDDGGVEKSVLLLRFVLDCLHKIFLYDTQRFLSRERADALLGPLVDQLENSLGGDDVYQQRVSKHLLPCIAQFAVAMGDDTQWKALNYQILLKTRHASSKVRFSSLLMLTELAAKLRENYMVLLPETVPFLAELMEDECEEVEHQVQKVIQEMENILGEPLQSYF; this is translated from the exons atGACGTCCCTCGCCCTCCAGCTGAAGAGGCTGGCGTTGCCTCAGAGCGACCCCGGCCTGCTGACGCGCAAAGAGGTGGCCTCGCTGCTCTTTGACCCCAAAGATGCTGCTCAGATGGACCGGAGCTCCTTCTATGCCCTCG GCTGCACagggctggaggagctgctgggaaTCGAACCGGCGTTCTATGAGTTTCAGGACACCCTGTTCAGCCGCAGCTCGCTGACCCTGGAGCGCAGCGTCCAGTCCAGAGAGGTCAACGACAAGCTGGACGCCGGCATCTCGCTCTTCCTCACGCGCCTCTGCCCCTACTTCCTGCTCAAACCGGCTCAGAAGTGCATCGAGTGGCTCGTGCACCG gttCCACATCCAGCTGTATAACGTGGACAGCCTGCTGGCGTGCGCTCTGCCGTATCACGAGACCAAAATGTTCGTCCGGGTGGTTCAGCTGCTGAACATCAATGAGGCGACAAACCGCTGGAACTGGCTGCACTGCCTGCAG AAACCCGGCGTGCCTCTGGCCAGAGGAACGCTGATCACCCACTGCTACAAAGACCTGAGCTTCATGGACTTCATCTGCACGCTGGTCACCAAGTCCATCAAG GCGTATTCAGGTCACTCTGCAAACTGTTCACAGCTCAGAGTGATCTTCTCCTTCTACGCCTCCACCATCGTCCCGGCTCTGGACGCCGTGGAGAAGGTCTCAGACACCATCATATCCAAACTGCTGCCCTACATTCAGAAG GGCCTGAAGTCGTCGCTGGCGGACTACAAGGCGGCCACCTACATGATCGTGTGCCAGCTGGCGGTGAAGGTGGTGCTGGAGGCCAGTCTGGTCGACACGCTCGCCCTGCAGCTCAGCAAGTCGCTGGTCAGAGAGCCCGTCCTGGCCAAAGAGGGGCTGGGCTGCCTCATCGTCCTGCTGCAGAACCAGAAGGAGGGAGCGGTCGGACCCAG aGCGTTCGGCCGTCTCTGCTGCATGTCGTCTCTGGTGGAGACGCTGCAGGTCATGGCGTCCGTTCACGACGTCAGTCCTCTGCTGCGCTACCTGCTGCCTCACCTGGTCCACGGCGTCTTCAGCACCTGCACAG ATGAGATGGAGATGCAGGCGGAGGCGGCGGAGGCGGCTGAGTCTGCGGCTGCCGGTCCCTCTGCAGTGTTTGAGGCCGTCCTGCAGGCGGTGCCTCTGAACAAAGACCTGGACCACACGGTGGCTCG tttgctGCTGGATGAGTATCTGAGTCAGAGTGAGACGTCCGAACAGCACATCACCTCTCTGAACCAGCGGCTGCTGCCTCTGGTCCGACTGTTCGAGTCCAA GTACGGTGGAGCTCTGGACTCCGTCATCGCCGCTCACGTCGGCGACGTCAGCGACACCGAGCAGAAACAGCTGTTccaccacttcctgtctctgtccatgAGCAGCGGGAAATACCAG ATTCTGGGCAACTCGGACACGTCTCTGCTGCTCAGCCTGAAGCACCCGCTGCCGTCGGTCAGGAGCCTGGCTGTGGAGCACCTGATGGGCATCATCACCTCGGGACAG CAGGAGAGTCTGGACGAGTCGTTCCTGAGGGAAGCCATCCTGGACCGGCTGCAGGACGACGTCCCCGAGGTCGCGGCCGCCGCTCTCAAAGCTCTGGAG GTCTTCATCGATCGTTTGGACCCAGAGGACACCGTGTCGTCTTTACTGTCACTGCTGCAGAGAACTGACCTCTCGTTGGCTGATCAGTG GCTGCCGGTGCTCACGGCGGCGGTGCAGCTGCTTTCCGACCCGCGGGTGGCGAAGGGAGGGGCGGAGCTTGTGCAGAGGGCGGGCTGGTCGCTGCTGCCCTTCCTGGTGATCACCGCCGGCCGGCCGGACTCCGCCCAGCTGCAGCTCGCCCGGCACGTCGCCCAGTCGGCCGTCATCGCCCAGCACCCGCTCACCGTGGACTGGGCTCAAG AGCTGGAAAAGGTGATGAGGAGAAGCTCTGACCCCGATTTTCTAAGTTTGGCCAACCAGCGCCTGATCTCCACTCTGACCAGGAACCTGGCCAACATGGAGCACTTCTCCAAACGGGACGCC CTGGAGAAGCTGGCCCAGCTGGTGGAGCAGCAGCGGGGCTCTGGTCTGAGGGAGCGCGCCTCCTTCCTGGTGTTCACCCAGACGCTGCTGCAGGGCCTCGGGGAGCTGAGCGAGACGCAGCACCTCCTCACCGCCCAGAGGGTCTACGCCGTGCtggagcgccccctgctggagatcATCAAGGACAACGATGCTCAG GATGCGGACGGTCACGTCGCGGCTCCCGCCTCCTTCTccgaggctctctctctcttcctgggtcGGGCGGCCGGGCGGCCGGGCGAGAGGCTGGACGGAGAGTTCAGCCTCGCTCTGATCTCACTGCTGAGGGGATTCATCTCCTCTCTCAAGTGTCACGACACAACCTTCAAAG GTGAGGTGTGGTGGAACCCGGAGAAGCTGGACACCAACACCTGCTGCTACCTGGCTCTGATCTGCCGGCTCTTCCACGTCGTCGTCAACGGAGCCGGGCAGGGAGCCTCGGCCGGGAGCTTCAGGGAGCTGATGAGGCTGCTCCTGCAG gtCCACCTGAAGGAGGCGCCGCTGCTCTTCAGGTTCCTGTGCGTCCTCTGGGGCTACAGCAGCAACCAGGGCGAGCAGCTGGACGTGAAGGTGGGCGCCGTCCTGCAGACCCAGGCTCTGTACGTGGGCCGGGCGCTGCTGAGCGGGCAGCCGGCCGCCACGCTGGCTGACCTGGCATCAGCCAAGTCTCCAg tgttccCCTCGCTGCTCGCCTGCCTCACCTCTCCGGTTCGTGAGGTCAGGAGGGCGGGGCTCGGCGCCCTGCAGAGCCTATCAGCAGCCGACGCCTCTCccttccagccaatcacagagaaGCTGCTGAAGCACACCGAGGAAATCATCGCCGACCCGTCTTATATAAGCCAG GCTCTGGGCGTCCTGCACGAGGAGAGCGTCTCGGCCAAGGGGAGGTCGCAGCAGAAGAAGCTGCAGGCGTCCATGGAGCAGCTCCTGCAGATCATCCAGGCCCCGGGCTGCCCGTCCTACACCGCCTGCACCCTGCTGAGCGCCCTGGGACAGGTCAACGGAGAG TCCGTCCTGTCGGCCCTGCTGCCCCTCCTGGACCGGCTCCTGGAGCAGAGCGGCCCCGAGCCGCCCACCCTGCTGCGGCACGAggcccagctgctgcagctcgtCCTGGGCAAGTACAACGAGGCGGCCGCCCCCCTGCTGGCCAAGAACCAGGCGTGTGTGGATCTGCTGGTCCGGGCGCTGAGGACGTCGGCCCGGCCGCACGCAGACATCCCCAGCTTCCAGATCACAGCCCTGGAGCAG atcACCAAGCCCTTCTTCTCGGCCCTGCCGGATGAGAAGGTGCAGCAGAGGCTGCTGGCTGTGATGTTCGACCTGCTGGTGGAGAGCAGGAACCCTCTGGTGGCAAACACCGTCAGCAGCGTCTTCAAAGCG ATTGCAGTGGACGGCGAGCTGGTGGCCAATGAGCTCACTCCTCCAGAAAAGCCCAAAGTCACGGTGACGGTGCAGCAGACCCGCAGGAGCAAGGCCCTGCAGAG GAAAGCCCAGGAGAGTGGCGAGGCGGGGCCAGAGGAGGGCGCCGTGTCCTGGGACAGAGTCACTCTGatcctggagctgctgcagcacaagaagaagctgaggagagccCAGCTGCTGGTGCCGCCTCTCTTCTCCCTGCTCGCCAG GAGTCTGGAGCCTCGTGTGGGCGATCAGGGCAACATGGAGTACACCAAGCAGCTGCTGCTCAGCTGTCTGCTCAACGTCTGCCAGAAACTCTCCCCTGATGGGGGCGCTGTGGCTCCAG ACGTCCTGGATGAAGATAAGTTCAACGTGGAGCTGGTGGTCCAGTGCGTCAGAGTGTCCGAGATGCCTCAGACTCACCATCacgccctgctgctgctgggagccGTGGCTGGAATCTTCCCT GAAAAGGTCCTCCACAACATCATGCCCATCTTCACCTTCATGGGAGCCAACATCATGCGCCTGGACGACGCCTACAGCTTCCAGGTCATCAGCAAGACGGTGCAGACGGTGATCCCTGCCCTGATCGAG TCTCAGTCTGCGGGTCACGTGGACGCCGTGGTGGCGAGGATCGTGCACGTGTTCACCGACGCGCTGCCTCACGTGCCCGAGCATCGCCGCCTGCCCATCCTGGCTCAGCTGGTGACCACGCTGGGCCCCGCCCGCTTCCTCTGGGTCCTAATGCTGCTCCTGTTCAAGCAGCACGCCACGCACACCGCCAGCTCCGCCAGCGAGAAG GACGCAGCTCTGGAGCGGGACGTGGACTTCTGGATTTCTCTGTGCTGCCACTTTGAGGTGTCCGACCAGCTCACCTCGCTCATCAGGATCCTGCAGTATCTGATGCAGCTGCCGCAGGACAAAGACGACG CTCCGGCGAAGCGCCCGGCCGGCCGGCAAGCAgccaagaagaaggaggaggaggaggaggagaagctgatCTTCAGCGTGGAGGCTCACAGCAGCAAGGAGCTGCGCCACTTCAAGTTCCTGTCCGTCTCCTTCATGGCCCAGCTGCTCGCCTCCGCCCGCTTCATCGGGAAG gtggcaGACAGCAGTGACGTGGTGGACGAGtctctccagcagctgcagcagag cCTGCTGGAGGAGATCCTGCGGTACATCCACAGCGTGGCTCGCTGTGTGGAGGAGAACGCAGACAAACCCACAGCCAAGTTCTGGAGAGCCCTGCTCAATAAATCCTACGATGCTCTGGACAAG GTGAACGCCCTGTTGCCGACGGACACCTTCATCACGGTGATgaaggggctgatgggaaatcaGCTGCCGTCGGTCAGGAGGAAGGCCATGGAGCTGCTGaacaacaaactgcagcacagGACGCAGTGGGAGGAGccgcag GTCACTGTGCTTCTACAACTAAGCGGCAACCTGCTGAGCATCGTGGGTAAAGGTCACGGGAAGGtggcggaggaagaggaggagcaggccgTCAACCGGCAGACGGCGCTCTACAGCCTCAAGCTGCTGTGCCGCAGTTTCGGCTCCGGCCACCAGGAGGCGTTTGTGCCCGTGCTGGCGGCGGCGGTGGAGCTCGTCACGTCGCCGGACGAGGAGAAGAACGTGGTGGGCAGCGCTCTGCTCTGCATCGCCGAGGTGGTCAGCACGCTCAAAGCCCTCGCCATCCCACAGTTGCCAAG GCTGATGCCGGCGGTGCTGCACGCCCTCACCCACAGGAAGGAGCTGCTGGCCAACGAGATCTACCTGCTGAGCGCCGTCACCGCCATGCAGCGCGTCACCGAGACGCTGCCGCACTTCATCAGCCCCTACCTGCAGGAGACCACGGCGCAG GTGTGTCGTCTGACTCGGCTGGCAgagtcttcctcctcctcctcctcctcctcctcctcccagctggCCGTGCGTCTCGCCTCCCTGAGGAGCACCGTGGCCACCAAGCTGCCCCCCAGGGTCCTGCTGCCCACCGTCACCAAGTGCTACAGCAGCATGGTCACCAgcaagcag GGCGAGCTGGGCCCGCTGATGAGCATCCTGCAGGAGCACATCGGCCACATGGAGAAGGAGCAGCTCAACGCCCACCAATCAGAGCTCACCGCCTTCTTCCTCACCGCCCTCGACTTCAGAGCCCAGCACTGccag GGCGACCTGGAGAAGACGGAGCGGATCGAGGGCTTCGTGATCGACTGTCTGCTGGCCATGGTGATGAAGCTGTCTGAGGTCAGCTTCAGGCCGCTCTTCttcaag ctgtttgAGTGGAGTAAGACGCCGGCGGAGGACAAGGAGCGCCTGCTGACTTTCTACCGGCTGGCCGACCGCATCGCCGACCGGCTCAAAGGCCTGTTTGTGCTTTTCGCTGGAAACCTGGTGAAGCCCTTCGCCGACCTGCTGAGGCAGACCAACGCCGCCGCCACAG ACGAGCCGCTGTTCGACCCGGACGACGACGGCGGCGTGGAGAAGAGCGTCCTGCTGCTGCGCTTCGTCCTCGACTGCCTGCACAAGATCTTCCTGTACGACACGCAGCGCTTCCTGAGCCGCGAGCGAGCCGACGCCCTGCTGGGCCCGCTGGTCGACCAG CTGGAGAACAGTCTGGGCGGAGACGACGTTTACCAGCAGAGGGTGAGCAAGCACCTGCTGCCCTGCATCGCCCAGTTCGCCGTTGCCATGGGCGACGACACCCAGTGGAAGGCCCTCAACTACCAGATCCTGCTGAAGACCAGACACGCGTCCtccaag gTACGCTTCTCCTCCCTGCTGATGCTGACGGAGCTCGCCGCCAAG